The stretch of DNA CATGCTCGATGCCAATAAGATTCAAATCGATGTTACTGGAAGCAAGGTGACTCTCAAGGGTAAGGTTCGCAACTATGCCGAGTTGGAAGAGGCTGAACGAGCGGTTTGGGCTGCATCGGGTGTACTTACAGTAGATAATCAGCTCTCTGTACAGTGGTTTGGCTACGATGCTTAGAGATGAATAAGATAAATGCTACTTTGTGCCATTCATCTTATTCATCGGTCTACAAGGAAGATGCTCTATCGATTCTAGTTCAGCAATTCTGATTATGAAACCGATTTTTAAAATGAGAATAGCTGATTCTAGTTAGGCATCTTTCCAGCTTAGGAAAACTCGATTAATAATCAATAAGGAAATGACCATGAGTACTACAGTTGACAACTTCACTAAAAAGCTTCATGACAATTTGGAGGTGGTTGAAGAGCGCGTGAAATCGCTAAGAGACAGCCTTCAAGCTGTGCCGAAAAAGACTCAACATGAGATTCAATCTAAGCTTGACGAGGCGAAAGCAACACTCAACTCCAAAAAGCATGAATTCGACGAATACCGAGCCAAGCTCAAAACTCAATTTGAGGAAAAGGAGTCTGAGTTGAAATCGGATGTTGAGGAATGGAAGTCAAGTCGAAAGGTGAAAAAACTTGAACATCGGGCTGACAAAGCTGAAGACTATGCCGCCACTGCGATCGCATTGTCTGTAGCGACGATAGAAGAAGCTGAAGAAGCAACTTTGGCTGCGATCGCTGCCCGACTAGATGCTGAAGCTGCTGCCAAAATTTAGAACTTACGCAAAGATCTCTTGAAATCCCAATTTTACCGTAGGGGTAATTCATGAATTGCCTCTACATTTCTTCCGCATAAGCCGTCAAAATGTATAGCAATATAACCCATCAGATTTACTAATTTTTTACTACGAGGAATCCTATGACTAATACAATTGCCCTAAGCAAATCTATCCCTCAAGAGCAATGGGGTAAATTTTTCGACCAGTTTTCAGGTGATCATCTCGGACGACATATTGAGATTGAGATCATTGATTCAGAACTTGGTGACGAATCATTGATTAAACATGCACCTTTGTTGGCGATGATTTACGATCGCCCTGGCAAAGGTAATAACTTGTCGATCGAGGTGGGCAAAGATAAGATGAACTATGGTCACACAGTTGATTCACCAACGGAAATTTCAACAGCACAAAATGCTAATGGTGACATTGTTGCAATTTGGATTGCTGATGCTACGGGGAGAAAAACACTGGTCAAATTAGAGTCCTAGAGACAAATAATTCTCAAAACTCAACTCCATTTACATTTTTGGGTTATCAAAAATGTAAATGGAGTTGAGTTTTAATCTCTTGAAAGTGTGGCGACACTTTCGAGAGATAGAAGCGGCTTTAGCCAGATAAACCAACTTTTTTAGGAGTTCTATTAGCATGAATAATGAATCTAAAGCATATATGTTGGGTGGTGGAATTGGCTCATTAGCCGCCGCCGCTTTTATGATTCGTGATGGCGGATTCTCAGGGGAAAATATTTCTATTTTAGAAGTGAAGCCGCTTCTAGGCGGAAGTATGGATGGAATTGGGAACCCAGTGGATGGCTATTCGATGCGTGGAGGTCGAATGTTAACGACTGACAATTATGAATGTACTTGGGAGCTTTATAAGTCGATTCCTTCCCTAAATTCGCCAAACAAAACTGTATTTGACGAAACGATGGAGTTTAATGAGCAGCACAAGTCAAATTGTATGGCGCGACTCGTTGATCGTCGTCGTGGGAAAGTGCCTGTTAGTTCAATGGGCTTTTCGATGCAAGATCGTGAAGAGCTATTAAAGCTAAGCCAAGCTGACGAAAAAGATCTGGCAGCTAGTCGGATTACAGATTGGCTCTCTCCAGAATTCTTCGAGACTGAATTTTGGTATATGTGGTCTACTACCTTTGCTTTTCAACCTTGGCATAGTGCTGTTGAATTCAAGCGTTATTTACATCGCTTTATGCTCGAATTTTCGCGGATTGAAACCCTCGCAGGAGTGAAGCGGACAATCTACAATCAGTATGATTCATTAATTTGTCCTTTGCAGAGTTGGCTGGTATCCCAAGGTGTTAACTTTGTCCTAGATTCCAAAGTATTAGATCTCGAACACCGCACGGAAGAGAATAAATTTGTGGTAACGAGTATCCATTATCAGCAACAGGGCGATCGCAAAACTATTGAAGTTAACAGCAACGATTTTGTGTTTCTCCAAAATGGCTCGATGACCGATGCCTCCAGTTTAGGTTCGATGACCAGTGCGCCTCAGAAATTGATTAAACAAGACTGCACTAGTTGGAACCTATGGGAAAAGCTGGCGATGAATAACCCAGAATTTGGGAATCCTTCTGTTTTTAATAGTAGTATTGCCGAATCTCTTTGGGAATCTTTTACAGTCACCCTGAAAACTCCTACATTTTTCAATAAGATGTTGGAATTTAGCGGCAATCAAGCGGGAACTGGAGGACTTGTGACCTTTAAAGACTCCAATTGGCTGATGTCGATTGTGCTGGCAACTCAGCCCCATTTCAACAATCAGCCTGCAAATGTACAGGTTTTCTGGGGATATGCACTCTTTCCCGATCGCATGGGTGATTTCGTTCCCAAACCAATGTCCGATTGCAATGGTGAAGAAATTCTGCGAGAGTTGTGCGGTCATTTGCGATTTGATTTAGATGTGATGGAATCTGCAAA from Pseudanabaena sp. BC1403 encodes:
- a CDS encoding oleate hydratase, which encodes MNNESKAYMLGGGIGSLAAAAFMIRDGGFSGENISILEVKPLLGGSMDGIGNPVDGYSMRGGRMLTTDNYECTWELYKSIPSLNSPNKTVFDETMEFNEQHKSNCMARLVDRRRGKVPVSSMGFSMQDREELLKLSQADEKDLAASRITDWLSPEFFETEFWYMWSTTFAFQPWHSAVEFKRYLHRFMLEFSRIETLAGVKRTIYNQYDSLICPLQSWLVSQGVNFVLDSKVLDLEHRTEENKFVVTSIHYQQQGDRKTIEVNSNDFVFLQNGSMTDASSLGSMTSAPQKLIKQDCTSWNLWEKLAMNNPEFGNPSVFNSSIAESLWESFTVTLKTPTFFNKMLEFSGNQAGTGGLVTFKDSNWLMSIVLATQPHFNNQPANVQVFWGYALFPDRMGDFVPKPMSDCNGEEILRELCGHLRFDLDVMESANCIPCRMPYITSMFMPRSHGDRPLPIPHSSKNLAFISQFVEIPDDTVFTVEYSVRVAQMVVYEFLKIDRQIPPISPNDKSLKVQFEALLKAFK
- a CDS encoding DUF5335 family protein, yielding MTNTIALSKSIPQEQWGKFFDQFSGDHLGRHIEIEIIDSELGDESLIKHAPLLAMIYDRPGKGNNLSIEVGKDKMNYGHTVDSPTEISTAQNANGDIVAIWIADATGRKTLVKLES